CGAAAATCATTCTGTTACGAGTTTTTGCAGAAGTATTGCGAGAAGTATATCTTAGACcttgtttttttgctttgttttgttttcttgtcGTCCCTTGAGTTTCGTGAAGAATCCGTCTTTTCTATCTATTATCTTGATATTTTTAACCCTGTATTATCgttcttttgaagcattgttctttttttttacatttttatcTGTTACGtaaatgttcatttttataatttagATCCATTAGAATATTATATAGTCACTcttttgaagttttccGGATGTTCTGTTAAAGAATGTAGATATactgaattttttaataataataattgCTCCTTATATATGTTTACATTGGTATTTCCTTATGATGCTTACGATAGTTGACTCtaaatttgcaaaaacaTGGGTCACctaaaaaatatttttcattcaagcTATTTCTGAATCCAACAgacctttttatttccttctCTTATCTTTGAAGGTACAACTTTGCAACACGttcaaaattatttttgttgatgGCAAACATCTTCAGATAGTCCAGTTCCATATCGTGAACTTCTTTGCCAACAAGGAGAACGCTGTGAAGAGGAGGTCCAACATCGTATTCAGCAATTTCACCCAAAGTACCAGAAACAATTACTTGATCATCAGAGCCAAGTCTACCTATAGCCACAGCCAATGAATCAGCGGAACAGACTAAATATAACATTAGTATCATAACTGCTGATATAAAAAGATACGTACTGTCTTCTTTGCGATCCTCTTCAACTTCTATCATTTGTTGAGCAGCCAAACTAGCTGACATATAACGAGGAGGCTCGTAGATTTTACGACCCCGGGCAAGGTTTTCCCAGCTTTGTTCTTTCACTTTAATGTCTAAATGATGGTTAAAACATGGCTCCGTAAGCAAAAAACTTACCAAGAAGCACCAAGGTGTGAAGACCTAAACTaacgttttctttaatgCGGTCATAGAAACTTTGAGGACGAtaatttccttcaaaatataCAAGGCTGACGGTTTGGCCAAATTTGTAGAGTTGTAGACCGCTAGCGCCAATTCCGTTCATGATGGATGCATTATGAATCATTCGCACAGGAATATTGAGTTCACGGGCGCGTAATACCAAATCAGCATGGGTAGTAGCACTTATCCTTAGTTAGCCCTATAATCCCCTACAAGTATTCGGTAAAGAACTACTGAAGAAAGCGATTACCGGATTGCAAATGTTCCAATGAAGCACTTTTAAGAGCAATCAACAATCCACAATAACGACACTCTTCAAACCTCTTTAAAACCTcatattgaagaaataaagaatagTAACAAGTACTTACCCCATAGGATCGCCCACGACAAGCATAGCGACATCGCAAGTATCTGCATCTTTCAAGATTTCATCGCTGTTGCTTTCTACCATTTCACGATCGGCAAGcgtaatttctttttcataaagtGACTCCAGGCGATCCTTATTTACAAGCAAAATAGATGTATATGCTTCTAAATAGATGCGCTGACATTTTTTTACAGTTTGCAATCCTCGCAGTGTAATGTCATTTTCATCGTACAATCCCAATCCAATCAAGTAAaacatttttcaaaaagcagCTGGTCTAACTCGCTTGACCGCAAATTCAGAATGTCCAAGTTAGGAAGAGTGAATGGCTCTTGGCAggaaaatccaaa
The nucleotide sequence above comes from Schizosaccharomyces osmophilus chromosome 3, complete sequence. Encoded proteins:
- the dph5 gene encoding diphthine synthase Dph5; translation: MFYLIGLGLYDENDITLRGLQTVKKCQRIYLEAYTSILLVNKDRLESLYEKEITLADREMVESNSDEILKDADTCDVAMLVVGDPMGATTHADLVLRARELNIPVRMIHNASIMNGIGASGLQLYKFGQTVSLVYFEGNYRPQSFYDRIKENVSLGLHTLVLLDIKVKEQSWENLARGRKIYEPPRYMSASLAAQQMIEVEEDRKEDICSADSLAVAIGRLGSDDQVIVSGTLGEIAEYDVGPPLHSVLLVGKEVHDMELDYLKMFAINKNNFERVAKLYLQR